The DNA segment ttttttttgcatggaaacagcgcagcagttTACAGAGATGTCTATTGACCATGAACTTAGTCTTTCCATGGTCATCCCGCAAATATCACTATGTGTTAATATATTTTAGATAAATGACTTTCTGTATTTGACTTTAGTCATAGTAATCCAACTCTGCCTTAACATTGGTGCTGCTCTGTACTCTATCCATATGTTCAATAAAATGTGCCTTTCTTAAATATATCTAACTGTGATTACTCAGTGTGGTAACTAAATCAGGTGTGTTGCACTTCCTAATGCCCCtgtttctttgtttgctttttacATAAAAAGTTCAAGCCCATCTTCCTGGGGACAGTTGACCCGAACAGTGAAGCCGGCAGGTACAAGCGTGTGGTGGACACACAGAAGTGCATTCGTGCTGGTGGGAAGCACAATGATTTAGATGACGTGGGGAAAGATGTCTACCACCACACTTTTTTTGAGATGCTGGGCAACTGGTCTTTTGGGGATTTCTTCAAGGTAAGGCTTGTTCTGTTAGGGGTGGCAGTTTGCTTATTGTCTTTGCTCACTATGCTTACATCATGTATGTGAAGTGGGCTGCTAACCTGATTGATTGACTTTTCATCTCTGTCTGTGTCACAAGTGTTTATTGTAATGGCTACCCTTCCTTTAcacaagccgccacggtggctgagtggttatggcgctcggctgccggcccgaaagacatgggttcgatcccggccgcggtggtcgaattttgatggaggtgaaattctagaggcccatgtgctgtgcgatgtcagtgcacgtaaaagaaccccaggtggtcgaaatttccggagcccttcactacggcgtccctcatagcctgagtcgctttgggacgttaaacccccaaaaaccttCCTTTACAGAAGGAAATCTGTGCCTGGGCATGGGAGCTGCTCACTGAAGTGTTCAAGCTGCAGCCAGATCGCCTCTATGTTACCTACTTTGGGGGCAATGAAGCAGCTGGCTTGGAGCCAGACTTGGAGTGCAAAGACATCTGGAAGAAACTGGGGTATGCCTCTGCAATGTGTGTTCATTAGGAAACCCAATTCTGCTGTGTGCTAATATCATTTGAAACATTCCTTCAAATCACACGTGAGTGGTCTCTTCTGCCAAAGCCCACTTTGACCATGTAGTATTCTATAGGCAAAGAAATTAAAAACTTCTATTGTTATGCTTTATTGatatattgttttctttatttttccagcGTTCCTGAGGACCGCATTTTGCCTGGGAGTATGAAGGACAATTTCTGGGAAATGGGTGAAACTGGCCCATGTGGTCCATGCTCTGAAATACACTATGACCGCATTGGTGGTCGCAATGCTGCTCATCTTGTGAATGCTGATGTTCCCGATGTCCTGGAAATCTGGAACCTCGTGTTCATCCAGTACAACAGGTTAGCAGCCACTTTATAGCAGATCTAACAGATACGAAAGTTGATCAGCTTTGCTGGTGGGTGTATTGTTATTTAATTCTTTTTTCTGTGATTTGGGTATATGTTTGTGAAATGGTGTGCTTATCAAATAATGGCGTGTGTTTCATTGTGGGTGGCGCACGTGGCTAATTTGCTTGTCAGCAATATTAACGTCTTTGTAGGTGACTTGAAAGAGAAATTGAAAGTCTGCATCTGCAAGGAAGATTATATGCTCAATCTGTATACACTTCCTAGCAGTGACAGTTTCTATGTATATATTATATGCTTACTTCAGGTGATGGGATTCTGTCTTGCTAATATTGGGTACTGTTGGGTATGGGTGCTCATGACCTATATTCAAACGAAGTTGTGATGAAAGCTTCCCCTTTCTAAAGTTCAGCTTTGTTAGAAACATATTATTACTgaatcaggaaagaaaaaaaagggtgaCATTTCTGTTCAGCATGTTGCTTGCTATTGTGGTAAATGGTTGGTGCTTTATCTTATTGCTTTAACCTTGTTCTAGGGAAACTGATGGCTCATTACGGCTGCTGCCAAAGCAGCATGTTGACACAGGCATGGGATTTGAACGGCTGGTGTCAGTCATTCAGAACAAGCCTTCAAACTATGACACAGATGTTTTTGTGCCAATTTTTGAGGCTATCCAGAAGGTAGGATTCATATTAATTCTTGCATtcagttttctcttatttgtatCCATTCCTTCTGGAACAGATATGCATAAAAGTGTGCTTGATGAAGATGTGCAGGTTATTTCAGAGGAGTACTCGCGCTCATTTTCAACAGTACTGCTGTGCttgtttctagtttttatttcattgttgGCCAAGTTGCTTTGGATAATTTGATTTTGAATATAGTGTACCTCATAAGCAGAAAAATTAACTGTAATACACTATTCTCAGCGTTCAGCTTTGTGGCTAATTTCTCTGACAGATTGTTTGATTTTTTGCATGTTTCCTACCACTGCTGGTGTTTCCCATGGAGAGTTGTCAGTTTGAGGAGGATAAATTGTGAGCGAGAGTATATGCTGTTTTTGCTTACAGGCTACAGGTGCTAGACCTTACAGTGGCAAGGTTGGCAAGGACGATGTCGACGGCATTGACATGGCGTACCGTGTGCTGGCAGACCATAGCCGTACTTTGACCATTGCCCTCTCGGATGGTGGACGTCCAGACAATATTGGTCGTGGGTCAGTGATGCGTGGAACGAGGATTTCATTTGCTGTGTCCACGTGCTGCCACAGAAGCTGAGCAGCTGTGGCATCATGGTGCTGCTCACGAGATTGGGGGTTTGTTTGGGCTGAGGCAGCCGTATTTTCATGAAGGGGAAGTGCAGAAACAGATTTTattttatgagaaaaagttctagACCCTTGGAATTAATTCAGAATTTTTAACTTCGTCATACTACCTCATATTCCAGATTAAGCTTTATTTAAaatattagcttttttttttagtaactGCATTCGACTATTTCTTGGAGTCGGGGCATCTTCTTGAAATTTTAAAGTGCACAGAGAATTCAGGGAATTTTCAGGGATCATAACGATGAACTTTTCTGAAAAGTCATGTGATGCAGTAAAATATCATGGGAATAGTGAGTGCCTTGTCCGTTTCCTCCCTAGTGGGACGATCATCTTCGGCAATACTTGTGCGGGTGGTGTTATGCAACAAAGTGTGCTTTTAGGTACCAGGCTTTTTGCAAATTTTTTAACGTTACATATACTTGAGCAGTAGCCATAATAGCCATTGCTTATAAAAGCAAATATATAAAATGCATTTGCCATGTGTTATGTTGAAACACTGCCATCCTGATCTTGACAAAAATGTTGGGAGCCAAATTCTTGACTGGTGCACGTCATATTGTTTTCTTTTGCAACAGCATCTGCATAGAACACACACTTTGTTCACTTTGCACAGTTTTTCTGGAATTTGTAGGCAAACGATGCTTGAATTTCTAGTGTACCAGTACAAAAATTAACTGCTCTATCAAAAGCCTTGTGCGTGAACAATCTTCATGGGATTCACGGCAAAACCAAGCCAAGAAACTGGGCTTAATTGCGTAGGCGCTTAGGAACAAGTAGTGGCTCTGATGGTGATTGTATTTCACAGGCATTGGTTGTCAGCGTATTGAAACTGTTCTGATCATCTGCATTGCTTTTCAGAACAGACGAACTGCATGAAAGGCATaagaacataaaaaagaaaatgtgacAAACACGTTCATGTGTTCGTCATGTatgtttcatttattttgtttccttttgccttTCACGCAGTTTGTGTGCCTGTCTGTATGTGCCAGCGAACCCTTTGATGAGAAATTTCCCTCTGTAGATTGTTGATTTATATATGTCAGCAAGTTTTAATATTGAAAGTAACGTTCAAAAATTTAAGAAACATTGACACCTTTAGCGTGTTTACTGCATCATGGGTCACCAGTGGGTCATGCCTTGTATACATTCTGTGTGGTTACAAATGCTGAGTCACTCGATGAAACCGTGGTACTGCTCAGTAAGTTTAAATACACCACGAAAAGCATACATGCAAGGTCGCTATTGCCATCTGTTAGTGGCTCAACGAAGCTTGGCTTCGCCAGTGGCTCGTTGGTGGGTAATACCGGACCCAAGTAAATTTGATGATGGCCCACCAGTGGGCCACAGTCTGGGAAAAATCGCTGCTGCAGTGAACGTGCTGTGTGTAGGAACGCATTGCGAATTCAACAGCTAACTTTGTTTGTCTAAAGGTGCATGCACAGATGCATAGTAGCAGTTTTGATGATGGCTTCTGTGGAACCACCACCACACGATTTTTGTAGGAACTAGGCAATTAAGGTATCGTGCACCCTTGAATAGGTCTACCTGTTAATGGGAATTCCAATCCTTACTGCCCTTCAAACTATCCTGTGGTGCGGGTGTTGGTTGGGTAGTGCTGACtcaattaaagggacactgaggggaaattgaagttggcttgtatccatagaataccagctcctgatcacaaaaacaccactcttcctgaaaacaaagctcttgtaatgtagaaaatagcaagaaccaaaatacaggtattgccgccacaagccaatctcgcaagtacaagcatgatgacttcctaggacaagaggcgccaccatggaggaattttccttacttcatggaagtcacgaatctttgaggcttgcaaaggaaggtagcgcactgcaccgctagccgtcagaaagcacggagtctgcgtttacgtcacgttcacgtcactccgttctgtgtcgtcataagagttcttgagtttgaatcggagcagcgggaaaaaatttttcaacttcgaatccaaatttctttgaaataaatgcatctttcgctcccggacaagcgtcaacaaagccatgaaatgccgaactatcagatattgctaacaaaaaaattttgatagggttctcctcagtgtccctttaatgaatAAGTGATAATagcattttttcttcctttcaatggCTATAAATCTGAGTAAGTGGTATTGGAATAACTTACACTTGCTGCTATTCACGAACAAGTACCACCTGGATACTGATCCAGTCAACCTCGATATCCTGCACCATAATTTCAGGTAGAACATGCTCGAGCACCAAGGTGCTTGTTGGTCTTATGACTGGTTTTATTTTTACGGCCTTTtatctaggtttttttttttttttcaggtacgtTCTTAGAAGAATTCTAAGGCGAGCTGTGCGTTATGCCACAGAGAAGATGAATGCTGCTCCAGGGACATTTGCAAGCCTCGTTCCAGTCGTCGTTCAGATTCTGGTAAGACTGTCTGCTGCACAGAAACCAATAGCCAGATTTAGACGCATGAGAACATGTGCCACTAATGGCATTTTAGTGTGTATAAGCATGTATGATGTGCTTGGCAATATTTTTCACGGCTACATTTGCTACCTTCCTTTACTCGATTCAGGGTGATGTCTTCCCAGAACTGAAGAAAGACCCAGAAGGTGTAAGTCCTTTTTGCTGGTTGCAGCATCTGTGATGTATGCATAAAGGGGGGTGCGACAGTGTGATTGGGCCTGCTAGGCAGCTTATTTTTGTTCTTTATGAGGTAAACCTAGCTTCTCATTGTTTACAGTGCTAGCTGTAAAGGTTCCCAGGCAAAGCATGtttgtcgtcgtcatcatcaaaaaATGTCCATGCAGCCAGCGTGACTGGTAGggtggcagcagggcagcaagaAGGCGGAGGGACAACGGGGAACCACACAggcgtgatcacgtgaccacctcATGGACTTAGCCTGTGCCACGCGCCAACTTTCCCTAAAAAGCCTGAGTGACTTTCTGCACAAACATGCCGGGAAAGGCATATCCGTGTTCATAATCGTTTTGTGTCTGTGCAGCTGAGTGCGACTAGTGGGAGGGGGGAGGTACCCTGCATTGCCTGTACGTTTCTGTGTGCAATCTTTGTTCCATGCGGGCTGGCGCTGACTTTCTGCATTACCAGTTGTGTAATCGTCATTGAATGTTCTCCCTCAGGTGATGGACATTATTAATGAAGAGGAAAGCCAATTCCTGAAAACACTTTCTCGTGGCAGGCGTCTGCTCGAGAAAACAGTTGGCAAGTTGGGAGATCAAAAGTTTTTGCCAGGCAAGCATTTTATCTTCTTTTTGCTCCATCATTCATTAATGAGTGGTTCTCAGCTGTGACTGTTTGAATGTCTTTGAAGATCACTTTGGAAACCCAGGGAGCAGGCTAGAAGAAAAGTGTAGGCATGCGAATGTTTGTGACTATGAATTGGGCTTGTTTTGTGAATGCACACACACACTGGAAAAAAGTACAATCCAAGAAGTGCAGTTGAAACCTCCTATTTCTAATTCAGATATCTGCAGTGGTTACGTTGCTTGGCTGTTGATCCGAAAGACGTGCGTTCGATCCCGGTtgcagcggtcgcattttgatggaggtgaaatgttagaggctcatgtactgtgtgGCGAAATTGTCTaaagccttccactacagcgtccctcataggctgagtcgctttgggacgttaagccccataaaaacaaaacaaacatcaAATTGCCAGTATATTGAAGTTATTCTGCAGTTCGCTTCTGATTTTATATGTGCAGCCATGACTGTAATGCATCCGTTCATTTCGCTGGTTAATTTGTGCACCAAGTACTACATTGCATTGCTGGATGAGACAGCTGCTTTTGAAGTGCACAAATCCCTGAGTGGGTGTTAAACTTGTGAGCCTTAATTAGGAAATTCTTGGCTGCTGTCATTCAGCCAAGAAATTTAGGGGACTTTCCTTTTGAGCAAATACGTTCCTTGGAGCATACTGAAAGATTCAAAAAGGTTCACAGACATCTAATTTGAGAACCATTTTTTAAACTATTACTTTGGTATGCATGTATTGATATGTATTTCACAAGTACAGTAGTATGTAACAGTTTGTCTATTTGCAACGCCGTGGATTCCTGGCAGCATTAGTAAATCATATTTTAAGTGTAAGCTGTATTCAGATAACTGCATTTAATACAAGATGGCATCTTGTGTTAAGTATGGTCATCAGCACAACACCTTGCACCAGTAGTTTAGCTGCTACTATTAGCATCGTGCACATTAGGTCAGGACTTAAGCGGCATACTGAGCTGGCATTTGCCACATGTTTCAGTGAAATTTTTGTGATGAAAAACATAGGTTATGAGAGTATGCAAATTTGTCCTGTCCTTCTAGCaccttttttttgtgtttggtgttactgaaggctgagccgtgtatttatttatttacagagaGAACTTTTTGTATATTGTTCCTAATACACTTTCCCTTTTTCCTTCACCTCGTCTAACCTTTCGTTTTCTGCTGGTTCAAGCTTGTCCCACAAGCTTGTCCCACAAAAACGAATTTGATATTATCTTCTGCATGTTCAAGTGAAAAAGAGAAATTGGCAAATGtaattattaaaaaaaagtatttatacagtagaacccctgtATAGAAAAGTCACTTCGACCAataaaaatctttactatatcatttGTTCGTGATGGGCCTCTGAGGATGGTGTCAGGTAATTAATTGGCTACTTGGTTTATGAAAGAAACACTTGAAAAATACTTTCCATCCTGCTCTTATCATTCAGTTATTTGATAATTATTTAATTTTCCTTATCACATTTTATATTGtgtagttttcagttttgtttacGTTTTGTGGAAGTATATTGCATTTGCACGAATACATCACAGCTACGAATATAGCTTGAGTTAGATTCCATGGGAAAATCAAACCTTTGTGTGAACACGGTGCCCTCTCTTGCATCCTAAGTGTCATTCAGAGGCGATAGTTCTGAAACATGAAATGCACCCGGCACAGTCGAGCGCGGCAAAACCGTCCAAGCAGTGTCGCCATGCCTCTGCTTCTTGCCGCCATTGCTTCGTGCTTTGCACTGCCCTGTGCTGCGAACGTTTgaccttttcttcccttccctacaCCTCACTTCACTTTTACTGTCTTACCTTTCTCAGCGATCTGTGCTGCATTCTTTCTATGTTCATAGccaagtttactttttttttttttttcctcgtgtgCACCTCACACTTCCTCACGATCCCAGGCCTTCGtaaagttggcttctcctagcAGCTCATGAGCTTGGTGGCTAAGCCATCTCAAAGAGCGCCGTTTTTATCGTCTTCGATGTCTGCTGCAATGTCATTATTCCACAGGAAGACCGTCATCACGGCCAGACGCTCTCTACTGTAACTGTTTCTTTATTAAAGATATCTTtattataaatgaaaaaaaaaatacagccttCTATGGAAGGCAAAAAGGATTGCAATTTCAGTTTACTATAGCGAGGTACTACTGTATTAGGATTTTGGATAAATCGACCTTGATCTAAGAATTAATGCATATGTGCCTACATTTATAATATGATATGGAACTTGAGATGAAAGTTCTGCTTTTTTTACTGTACCTTGTCAGTGCTTAGTTCTGCTTATGAAAGGTTGGTTGCTGACACAACAAAATTTGTGTGCAGGTGACGTGGCTTGGAGGCTGTATGATACGTATGGATTTCCCATTGACCTGACCCAGCTGATGGTTGAAGAGAAGGGTCTTGCTGTTGACATGGAGTCCTATGAGAAGTCCAAAGCGGCAGCTCAGGTTGgctcactctctttttacacAAAGGAGCCTTCTGCAGGCAGTAGGAAAATCAGTGGAGGTAGAAGTGTTTTCTGTCTGCATTGTCTGCTTTATAGTAGATTCTACATGCTTTACAAATACCTTGTGCTTATTGTCGTCAAGGAATGCGCTTTGTGAATTTTCTGTGTTATGAAAATAGCAATTTAATTGTGGCTTTTGTTTATGCTACTTTTTTTAGCTTGCATCCCAGGGCGGAGACAACAAAGTGGACGATGGTCTCAAGCTCGATGTGCATGCCATATCCGAGTTGCAGGCGAAAGGTGTGCCATCTACAGATGACCTCCCCAAATACGACTACTGGGCCAAGTCAGATGACAGGAACGCTGTTTATGGTACGTTTTTCACAATGTGGCCCCTTTGTTCTTTCCTTGTCGACATTGGCTGTGCAGGTTTTCATAAAATCCTTTGTCCCTGTGCAGAATTTGCTCCATGTCAAGGGACTGTTCTTGTGCTGCGAACATGCAAGAAGTTTGTAGACTCAGTGGAGCCTGGTCAACAGTGCGGTGTCATCCTTGACCGCACAAACTTTTATGCGGAATCTGGAGGCCAGTCTTGTGATACAGGCTTTATGACTTGTGAGGGAAATGAGGTATGTGTTGACAGGTACATTGTTACCTTTGAAAGAGTAGTTTGGTACTTTTTAGACGTTGTTAACTTGGGCAAATGACAAAATCATTCATGCTGTTAGGAACCTTAGTGGTGTCACTcccatggggggaggggggggagtttttcttttcatctttttttctgtgctgtgcaTATTGCTGCTGGTATGAGTATAATGGTATGTTCGCTATTCACCAGAATTCTTTGTTTGCTCAAGTGAATCAGCCTTGTTTGGTTCTTGTAGATTTGTAGCCTGTCATTGTGTAGTTTTTGTCTCTCCTAGGATGTGGAGTTCGCTGTGACTGAAGTGCATGCCCAGGGCGGCTATGTTGTTCACATTGGAAGGCTTGGAAGTGGCACACTCAAAGTTGGTGATAAGCTCAAGCTATCCATTGATG comes from the Amblyomma americanum isolate KBUSLIRL-KWMA chromosome 1, ASM5285725v1, whole genome shotgun sequence genome and includes:
- the AlaRS gene encoding alanine--tRNA ligase, cytoplasmic is translated as MTSAAEIRQKFMDFFVQKYDHVYVKSSSVIPHDDPTLLFTNAGMNQFKPIFLGTVDPNSEAGRYKRVVDTQKCIRAGGKHNDLDDVGKDVYHHTFFEMLGNWSFGDFFKKEICAWAWELLTEVFKLQPDRLYVTYFGGNEAAGLEPDLECKDIWKKLGVPEDRILPGSMKDNFWEMGETGPCGPCSEIHYDRIGGRNAAHLVNADVPDVLEIWNLVFIQYNRETDGSLRLLPKQHVDTGMGFERLVSVIQNKPSNYDTDVFVPIFEAIQKATGARPYSGKVGKDDVDGIDMAYRVLADHSRTLTIALSDGGRPDNIGRGYVLRRILRRAVRYATEKMNAAPGTFASLVPVVVQILGDVFPELKKDPEGVMDIINEEESQFLKTLSRGRRLLEKTVGKLGDQKFLPGDVAWRLYDTYGFPIDLTQLMVEEKGLAVDMESYEKSKAAAQLASQGGDNKVDDGLKLDVHAISELQAKGVPSTDDLPKYDYWAKSDDRNAVYEFAPCQGTVLVLRTCKKFVDSVEPGQQCGVILDRTNFYAESGGQSCDTGFMTCEGNEDVEFAVTEVHAQGGYVVHIGRLGSGTLKVGDKLKLSIDEERRKLLMNNHTGTHVLNFALRKVLTAEADQRGSLVASDRLRFDFANKKPMSPAEVKAAEEHAVELIAKNGAVYAKDSPLSLAKAIQGLRAVFNETYPDPVRVVSIGIPVEEMLADPSSPAGSITSVEFCGGTHLKRAGHIGDFVISTEEAIAKGIRRIVALTGPEATKALKKAEHFQTEVDRLRTDAEKVTQAAQGKELVKQIVELTEEISQSSISYWKKDELRTELKNLKKKLDDLDRNNKAQAQQLAIETVKKLLEDKKDCDYIVHTLEVGDNAKALDAALKQVRTLTPNAAAMFFSQDSEKGKVICLSSVPKGIVARGLTANAWVKEVSDVIGGKGGGREESAQAIGNNLGSLEKALQVAHDFAKLKLAC